The genomic segment GTTCCGTGTCACTATTAGCAGCGGATCGTGAGCAGTGGACAGCCGAAGACCGCTCTATTCACAATGATGTGAAGGCGGTTAGTTGATGGGTATTCGTGGGACACTGCTCTCTGCACACTTTTGACAGCACAAAGGCAATGGGCCTTCTGGACACCGAGCCCGGCAAGCGGCGCCTCTTGGCCGTCGAGGTGCCGGCTATTGAACGTTACAACACCGGTCGCGACCCGGACTTCCGCATCGCCGTGACGCGGGCCGGGGGCGGGCTGGTGTTGTCGTATTGCCTGAAGCCGTGCCACAACGTGTTCCGTCTGGAGACACGTTTGCTCTCCAGCTACCCGATCGTTCCGCCGGAAACGCGAGTTCTCACGCCCCTCAAACATTGTCCGCACCTGCTGGAAGGGCAGACAATGTGCCTGTGGCGCCAGGGCTCGACACGCGCCACCAGCCGATGGGACGCGAGCCAGTTCACGTGCGTGTTCGCGATCGTCGCCGCGTGGCGCTGGCTCCTGTGCTACGAGTTGTGGCACGAAACGGGTGAGTGGCCGTTACCCGAAGCGAAATGACTCGAGGACCGGGAGCGAAAGCGGGTTTCGTGGCACCACCGCGAGGCAAAAAGAGCCACAGATTCGAGAAGTCGTTGAAGCCGGTTGTGGAATCGGACGCGTGCGACTATGCACATCTTCCAGGTCGGAGCCGGCAGCGGCGGGATGGCGGTTCTCGACCTCGTCGTGCGCGACCCGCGGGTCACTCGCGTCACACTCGTCGAACCGGACACTTACGCCCCTCACAACGTCTACCGTCACCTGTTCCCGCCGTCCGGCGTCGGTCGGCTGAAGGCCGAACTCGCTACCGAGTGGGTGCGCTCCGTGCGCCCCGATGTCGCGTTTCACGCGCTCGTCGCAGACATTACTGATCCGGTGCGGCAGGCCGAATTCGCTCGGCTCGTGAGCGAGTGTGACCTCGGCATTTGCGCCGCCGATAACGAGGCCGCGAAGTTCGCGTTCGACGCGCTAATGCGAGCCGCGGGCAAGCCCTGGACGCTGGGTGAGGTGTTGAGCGGCGGTATCGGCGGATGGGTTCACCGGTTCGTGGCCGGCGGCCCGTGCTACGGGTGTGTGGCCAGCCACCTCCAGCGCGAAGTGGTCGAACACCCCGCGGGACCGCCGCCGGACTACAGCGACCCGAACGCCGCCCACGCGCAGGCCACCGTCCCGGCGAGCAAAGCCAGTATCAGCGTCATCGCGGGCCTCCACGCGCTCGTGAGTTTGGAGATGCTGGGGCAAGAAGGACCTACCCCCCCGGCCCCCGAAGAACCCACCCCCAACCCCTCCCTGAAGGGAGGGGAGCCAGACCTTCGGAGTTCCGATGCCTCCGGAGCGTCGGAGGAGGCTTCGCGGGTGTTCACCCCCCTCCCTTCAGGGATGGGGGCCGGGGGGGTAGGTCCTTCCCCCGACTTCACGAGCCTCCTGTTCTCGCTCCAGGCAGTGCCCGGCGTGTTCGAGGCGGCGTACCGTCCGCACCGGTTGCGCATCGCTCGTGCGCGGCACTGCCTCACTTGTGGCGCGCCCGTACCGGCGCCGACCGGAGACGCCCTCGATGCTGCGGTGGATGACGCGCTGGCTCGACTGGGCGCGCGATAACCTGCTCCGCCGCGCCCGCCCGCTCCCGCTCTCCGCGGCGGTCGGGTACGAACGCGCCGGGGCCGCACGCTGGGAGCTGCCGGTTCCGTGGACCGCCGACGCGATCGTGGTCGATATCCTCCTCCGCCTCCCCGCGTCCGTCCGCAAAGGGGACTTCGCGCTCCGCCTGCCGTTCGCGACCTTTCCCGCCGATGCGCTCCGCCAGGACACCGACGACCGCCACCGCGCCACGTTTCGCTTCCCGGTTCCGCTCGACACGGTCCGGGGCGACCTCCTCTGGAAGGGCCGGGTGCTCGCCAGTGTTCCCGTTCAGGTCCTCACCCCGGCGTCCTTTCTCGCGGGGCTGGCGCTCGTGTACCCGAGTGTTTCGGCACGGCTTGGCGGGCATACGGTCGCGGTCACCTCGTTCGTGCCCGGGCGCTGCGAGGGGCTCGTTGCGGTCACGTCCCTGCGGTGCCACGCGTCGCTCGCCCCGCTCGCGGAACTCGGCCTGAAAGCCGTGTTCCACGACGACTCGACCGGTCGCGCCCACACGGTCCCCGTCGCGCTCACCGCGGCGCAACTGGCCCGCGCCGAGGCGGTGGTCGCCGCCGTGTGTCCCGACGTGCCGCGCGGCGAGGGTGGGTGGCGCGTGACCTGGACGGCGGGCGACCGCGCGCTCGTCACGCAGCGCGTCCACGCGGTCTCGGCGGACCGCTTCGACAGCGGCGTGCGGGTGCTGGAGACGCGGTTCGCACTGGTCGACGGCGGCGGGGCGGTGCGGACGTTGAAGCTGCCGCCGGTGCTGGTGGGTGCGGACCGCATCGGTCCGTGCTTCGTGTTGTGCGGGAGCGAAGCGGGTGCGGCGGCGGTTTGCCGGTTCGAGGTGCTCGGCATTTCGACGGGCGAACCCGATCCCATTATCTGGCGCGGCGCCGAAGCCGTTGTCACCGATGCCCCGGCGGTCTTCGTGCCCGCACTGTTCGGCGCCGCGGACGTGAGCCGCGTGAGCAGTTTCGAGTTGCGCCTGAACGGGCGGCTGCTCGGCGTCGCCTCGCTGCGGCCGGTCCCTTCGGCGGCGATCAACGGCGAGGGCGGGTTCATGCCGCCGCCGGACTTCGCGTGGTCGTCGGCAGCCGACGACGAACTGGCCGACCGGCTGAAGCGGCTCTCGGGTTAGTGCACGCGCTCACCGCTCCCACGGCAAGCGGTCGTCCCAGTGGGTGTCGGTCCATTCGACCCGCTGGAGGAGCCGGTAGCTCTCGTAAGCCAGGAAGCCGAAAAGGATCGCGGAGTACACGCCGCCGCGCAAAAACCACCACGGCAGGCTGTTCATAATACCGGCGCCGTACTGGCCCGAGTCGATCGCACAAAACATCGAGTACGCGACGACCGCCAGGGCGACTGCGAATGAGATCTGGAGCGCGATCCGTTTCCCGCGCGGCCCCCATATCATTCCGCACACTTCGCGCGAGATCTGGCCACCGTCCAGCGGTAAGACCGGGAGCAGATTGAACAGCCCCCAAATCAGGTTCACCCAGATGAGCTGGTGGTACAGGAACCACGGTTCCAAACCGTTCGGCGCCCGCTCATCAGCCGATTGGCCCCACTCAAGCGCCTGATTCGTTCCGTACACCAGGCCGCAGAGCACGAAGCCGGCGACCGGCCCGGCGAGCGAAATCAGGATGCGCCGGCCGCGGCCGGAAACGATGTGCGAACCGATCGCCAGACCGCCGAAGGCGTACAGGACGATGTTCGCGTCCGCCCCGAACCGGCGGTACGCGAGCGCGTGCCCCAGTTCGTGAACCAGGATCGAGACGAACACCACGCCGACCCAGATCAGCAGGTATTCGGGGCCGATTTTGAGCAGGCCGTCCCCGTTCAGTAGAACGGTCGCGATCCAGAACCACGGGTGAACCCGCACGGGGAACCCCAGGAAGCGGAACCGCAAGTCGTAGGGTGTTCGTTCCGGTTCAACCAGCACGGGCGGACCTCGTGTGAGCGGGCGACACGAAGGCGTGACAATTTTGGATTGTATGGCCGCCGCGGGTGGGTCACAATCGCCGCGCCCGGAGGCTCTCGTATGGACTGGTCCGCGTTCCGTTCCCAGTTCCCGGTTACCGCCGCGTGGGCGTTCTTCGACCACGCGGCGGTCGCCCCGCTGCCGACACCGGCGGTCGCCGCACTCGTGGAGTACGCGGCGAGCCTCGCGGCCGGTGGCGTGTGCGTGGTGAACAAATGGGTCGCGCGGGTCGCGGAGGTGCGGGCGCTCGCGGCCCGGCTCGTTGCGGCCGAACCGGAGGACGTGTATTTCGTCCCCAACACCACCCACGGTATCAGCGTTGTCGCGGAAGGGTTCCCGTGGACCGCCGGTGACAACGTGGTGCTGGCGGCGGAAGAGTACCCGGCCAACCAGTACCCGTGGATGAACCTCGCGCACCGGGGCGTCGAAGTGCGGCCCGTGCCGAGCCGCGGGGCGCGACTCGACATCGGCGACATCCGGGCCGCGATGAACGCGCGGACGCGCGTCCTCACCGTGTCCGCGGTCGAGTTCGCCAGCGGCTTCCGGAACGATCTGGACGCGCTCGGCGAACTTTGCCGCGCCCGCGGGGTCTTCTTCTTCGTGGACGCGATCCAGGCGCTCGGCGTCTTCCCCATCGACCTGCAGAAAACGCCGATCGACGCCCTCGCGGCCGACGGCCACAAGTGGCTGCTCGGTCCCGAGGGCGCCGGCATCGGGTACATTCGGCGCGAGTGGGTGGACCGGCTGCACCCGATCGGGGTCGGGGCGTTCAGCGTGGTGAACCCCCTGGCGTTCACCACGATCGACTTCCGCCTGAAGCCGCACGCCGGCCGGTGGGAGGGCGGCGCGCTGAACATTCCCGGCATCACCGCGATGGGCGCGAGTCTCGAACTGCTCCTGAGTGCCGGAATCGAGAACGTGCAGCGCCGGGTGGTGGAACTGACCGATTATCTGTGTGAACGGGCAACGGCGCGGGGCTGGACCGTGTTCAGCTCGCGCGCCGGCGGCGAGAAGTCCGGCATCGTGTCGCTGATTCACCCGACGCTCCCGTCGGACGAGGTGATGAAACGGTGCAGGTCCGCAGGAGTTGCTGTGAACAACCGCGGCGGACGGGTGCGCGTCAGCCCGCACGCGTACAACACGCCCGACGAGATCGACCGGTTCCTGGCCGTGACGTGAAGGGGGACTCATGCCCGAAAGCACTCTCAGTCCGCGGATCGCGGTGTACACCGGTACGTTCGATCCGGTCCACTACGGGCACCTGGACATCATCGAGCGCGGCAGCCTGTTGTTCGACCGGCTCATCGTCGGGGTCGGCAACAACCTGGACAAGAAGACGCTGTTCACGCTCGAGGAGCGGGTGCAACTCATCCGCGAAGTGACCGGCGCGTGGCGGAACGTGGAGGTGATGTCGTTCGACGGCCTGGCCGTCAAGTTCGTCCGGGCGTGCGGCGCCCGGCTCATGCTCCGGGGGCTGCGGACCCTGTCGGACATGGAGTACGAGTTCACCATGTCGCTCATGAACCGGAACCTCGACCCGCAGATCGAAACGGTGTTCCTGATGGCGAAGGAGCAGTTCTCGCACGTCAGTTCTTCGCTGCTGCGGCAGATCGCGATCCTGGGCGGCGACCTGTCGAAGTTCCTGCCGGACCCGGTTCGCACCGCGCTCATCGAACGCGCGCGAAAGTAGTTCGGGATTCCAACGCGTGTGCTACGCTTATCGTGTCGCTCACGTCGCCGGAGTTCCTGTCGTGCCAAAACCATCCGTGTTGCTGGCTGCCGTGCTACTGGCGGCGGGCCTGGGGTATCTCGCGTATGACCCGTCCGCCGCTCGGTCCGCGGCCGATTGGGTGCGCCGCCAGGTCGGCCAGACGCCGCGGCTCAAGGACGTCGGCAGCCCCAATTACATGCCGGTGACACCGGCGAAGGGATGGTAGATCTGGCCGAGCGGGTGCCCCACCCCCGTGTGAACACCGAGCAAAACCCAGAAGGCTTACCCTCGCTCAGAACGTTCATACCCGGTCATAGGGCGGCTTTTCCCTGGGACCGCGGGCGTCTCGCCCGCTACTTCGCGAAGAGCGGGCGAGACGCCCGCGGTCCCAGGGAAAAGTCCGCCGCACAATCGCGTATCGGAACACCGGTCACTTCTTCGCCGGGATCAACTCCAGTGCGAGCAGTTTCTCCTTGCCGCGGACGTAGAGTAGCCCGTTGCTGACCACCGGTGCGGCCCAGCACGGGTACTCCAACCCCGGTACGTCGTACTTCGATAGCTCCTGATACTTGTCCGCGTTCGGCTTGATGAGCGCCAGTGCGCCGTATTCCGACAGGCTGACGAGGTGGCCGTCCACGAGCGTGAAGTTGCACCGCTTGGTCCGCTTCTGGCGCCACTTCAGGTCGCCGGTGGCCAGTTCGAGGCACCGAATGTCCGCGTCCTCGGTGTTCCGGCCGCTACTGCCGTACACGAACCCGTCGATGTGGATCGGTGTGTTCCAGTGGCACGCGAGCGAGCGGTCCACGGAGTCCTTTTCCTTGTCGGTCCAGATCTCCTTCGGTTTGCCGCCCTTGAGGTCGAGGAACGCGGTGCCGGGGCCGTAGCACTCCGTGATGAGGACCTTGTCGCCCACCACAACCGGGTTGCTGGCGTTCACGCTCTCCATCACCCTGGCCCGCCACGGGTAATGGAACTCCGTTTTTCCGGTCTGCGGGTCGAAGCCCAGGAGGCCGCCGCGGGCGAAGTACAGGCCCGTTTTCTTGCCACTGATCGTGGTGATGACGGGGCTGCTGTAGCTGGCGAGTTCGTGCCCGGCCGCGTACTTCACTTCGCCCGTCTTCTTGTCGAACGCGACCAGTGCCGTATCGTTCGATTTCACGTCGCGGAAGTCCACCGGCCGCGGCCCCTTCGCGCTCCCGCCGACTGGGAGGATGAGCAGGTCGCCATCGATCACTGGCACGCTGCCGGCGCCAAAAAAGTTTTGCTGGAAGAAGAATTTCGCCCGCGTATCGACCTTCCACACTTCCTTACCGATGGTCGCGTCCACACAGCACAGCACGCCGTCGGGGCCATGCAGATACACCCGGTCGCCGTCCGCCACCGGGCAGGCACGGGGACCGGGCTCGTAACCGTAGCGGTCCTCGTACTCGGTGGGGTACTCGTACTTCCAGAGGAACTTGCCGGTATCGGCCTCGCGCGCGGTGAGCCGAATGTTATCGGTGAACCGGTCGGCGTGGAACAACTTGCCGCGGGCGACGACCGGAGCGGCGTAGCCCAGGCCGAGTTCGCAGTCCCACACCTTCCGTAACCCCTCCGCGGGCCACGGGGCAATGATCCCCTTCTCGGTGGACACGCCGTCTCGGGTCGGTCCGAGGAACGTCGGCCAGTCGGTCGCGCCGGGTGCGGCCGGGCGGGGCCCCGGCGCCGGCGTATCGGCTGTCGAAGCGGGGACGAGTGTCGGGTCGGCACACGAAGGGGTGATCGCGAGAGCGCAGGTGAGGGCGACGGCGGCGAGGGATCGCGTCATGTGCAGCATCTCCGGTGAGGTGTTGAGCGTACACCGGATGGGAACGCGTGCCAAGCGCGAGAGTGAAGGAGGTTCACCCGAACAGACGGCTCGGGTGGCCGACTGTCTCCGACAGTCGGTTGTCGCACCTGCGATCGTGTCATGCGATTCTCGGCCAGCCCCTTGCGCCCTGTGGCTGTCGCTGTCGGAGACAGCGACCCACCCGAGACGACCTCACCGCCCGCCCACGTTGATCCCGCCGTCGAAGCCCGGGAACGGAACGATTTCGATCGGCGGGGCCTTCGGCCGGGTGACGTCGAAAATGCGGACCGGGCTGTTCTTCATACCCAGACCGGGACCGGTGACGATGCGGTTGCGGGCGCTCACCCCGACCCGCACGCCGCCCCGGAACTTGTCATCGAAGGCGAGCCATTCGACGAGTGGCTTTCCCTTGCCATCAAACACACGGACGAGGGGAACGGCCCCGGCGTCGAGACCGATCACCGGGCTCATCTGACCGTTGCCGGCCAGATCGACCGCGGCAATGAACGCGCCGCCCTTGTATTTGCCGTCCAGCACCGGGAACTCGGCCAGCACCTCCGCGCTCTTGCCGTTGAACACCTTGACGGTGGTGACGGCGTTGCCCGGACCGTTCACCGTGAGGATGTCGGGCACCCCGTCGGCGTTGATGTCGCCCCAGGCGATCCGCACGCCACCAGTGACCCGCTTCGGGTCGTGTGCGAAGAAGCTGGCGACTTCCTTGCCCTGCGCGAGGTCGTACACTTTGATATGGTTCGAGTCGTCGGCGGTCACCGCGACGAGCGCGCGGCCGTCCTTCGTCAGGTCGGTTCCCCGCGCCAGTAACCCGCCCCTGAAACCGGGGAACGGCTGAAACTCGACGAGCAGGTGCAGGTCGCGGCCATCATAGACCTTCACCGGCAGAGAAACGGGCGCCTTGCCCGGACCCGGAGCGACGATCAGGTCCGCCACGCCGTCGCCGTTCAGGTCGGCCATGTCCACGCGCACGCCGCCGTCAAAGACCTTCTCGTAAGCCAGGAAGCTGTACGCGACCGTGCCTTTATCGTCGGCGTAGACGATCACGTGCGGGTCGCCGGTCACCTCCGCCCCGACGGCATACGCGAACGTCTTTCCGGTCGGCAACAGCGGGTTCGTTCCTGGAGGAAATGGCGGCAGGTTCAGAATCGACCCGGCGCGACGGTGCAACCCGTCCACCTTCACCGCTTGAGCGAGAACGCCCGGGGGAAGGGGTCGGACGCGGCCGAAGAGGGTCACGGCTTCCGCCCAGCGCTCCCCCATCGCGGCGTAGGACCGGGCCAATGTGCCGGCGTCGGCGTCGTCCCGAACCCGTCGGGCGAACAGCCGCGCCTCGCGGGAGTACAAGCCGAGCGCGCGTTCCAGGGCTTTCTCGTTGGGGTGCTGGTCGCCCACGTGCGTCCGCAGGTCTTCGGCCCCGTCGTCGAGCGCTTCGCCCAACCGGATCAGTCGGCGCTTGAGGCGGCCGGGGTCGTTGTCCCCGGCGCCCAGGGCGGTCGCGAGTTGGTGGAACGCGCTATCGGTCCGACCGAGAGGCCCGGCGGCGGCCTGACCCGCAATAGGGTTCTGAGCGACGGCCCCGGCCAGCGCGTTCAGTGCCCGCTCCACTTCCGAGAACTCCGCGAACAGCTTCTCCTTCGGCGCTCCGCGGCGGATGAACTGTTCGAGTTCCGCCGTGTGTCGGAGCGCGGCGTCCGCGGGCGTGGTGATCGCCGCTCGTACCGGCGGGGGCAACTTCGCCACGTCGCCCTTCACGGCTTCCAGATCGAGCGCCAGCTGACTCGTCCAGCGGGTGACAGACGACTGATAGAACTGTTCCGGCGTGGCCCCGAACTGCTTGAACTGAACGACCGGCGGCGGTTTGCCCGGCTGAGCCGCTGCCGCCGCGGATGCGGCCCACAAAAGGCCTAGCGCCGCTCCGAATCGTAACCGTGCCATGAGTTGCCCTCCTGCCCCACCGACCCAGCGCACGGCCTGTGCGCATTGTACGCAGCGATTGTACGGTACCCACAGCCGAGGAAAGTAGGTCACTCGCTCCGCGAGTGACGCCCGCCGCCGTCTCCGAAGGTCGCGTAGCACAGAGGGTGCGAGCGGCATACATTCAGCCGGCCGCGGATTCGAGAGACCGAGTCGCCGCGGGCGCGACTCGCGGAGCGAGGTCGCCTACTCTCCCGAACCGAGTGCTCACCCCTCCAGTCGCTTATTCCGGAACGGGCAACCCCGACTGGCTGCTGAGTGCGTGTGAAAACGTCGCCCGCGGTCGGCTCGCTTCTACAATTCGCCTCATGAGTTGACCGCGAGGCCCGTATTGGGGCGTTCCAGTCGCGGTCGTTCCGCCAAGTGAGGTTTCGCATGGTCCGCGCGCGTCAGGCCGTCATCACCGAGCCGTTCAAAACCGGGGTCCGCGAGGTGGAACTCGCCGACCCGGCGCCGAATCAGATCCTCATCGCGGCCGAATACTCCGCGGTCAGCGCCGGCACCGAATTGGCGGTCTACACGGGGACGCACCAGTGGCTCAAAGACCCGAACCTGCCGGACTGGAAGTTTCCGTTCCGCTCGGGCTACTCGGCCGCGGGCCGCGTGCTGAAGGTCGGCAAGGACTTCCCCGGCGGCTTCGCCGAGGGGGACCGGGTCAGCTTCCCCGGTAACCACGCCTCGGCGGAACTGCTCACCGTTGGGCACGAGCGGTGCCGCGTGTGGAAGCTGCCGGACAATCTCTCGTTCGAGAAGGCTTCGGTGGCGTGCATCTCGCGGTACGGTCTGGGGGCGAGCGTCCGCGCGGGGCTGACGCTCGGGCGCAGCGCCGCGGTACTCGGCCTGGGCATCATCGGTCAGTTCTCGCTCCGCTGCCTGCTCGCGGCGGGCGCCGGTCCGGTGGTCGGCATCGACGCGGTGAAGATGCGCCGCGACGCGGCCCTCGCCGCCGGCGCGGACCACGTCATCGACCCGACCGCGGGCGACACGAAGCAGCAGCTCGCGGCGTACCTGGGTGCGCGGGGGGCCGAGATCGTGGCCGACGCCACCGGCGTGCCGGACGCGATCCCGACCGCGATGAGCCTCGCGTGCGACGCGGGGCAGGTGGTGGTGGTCGGCAGCCCGCGCGGGCGGGCGAAAGAGGTGAACTTCTACGACGACCTGCACCGCCGGTACATCGAGGTGACCGGCGCCCATGGGAACATGCTGTTCGAGCCGGCCCACACCCGGCTCGCCGGCGCGTGGGACATCGACAAGGCCCAGAAGTGGCTGCTCCGCCAGCTCGCCGCCGGCCGCCTGAGCCTCGCGGGGCTGGTCACGCACACCATCACGCCGGAACAGCTCGGCGACGCTTACGAGGGGCTGCTGAAGGACAAGGACAACTACCTGGGCGTACTGGTGAAGTGGGTGTGAGCGGGAAGTCGCAGGTCGTAAAGTCGCAGATCGAAATGTCTCACGTCGTAAAGTCAAAGACCGGAGTGGGTCTGGGTCTTAGGCTTTACGATCTGCGGCTTTTACCAGCGACTTACGACCCGATCCGCGGGCGCGGCGCTACGAGGCGCCCGGAACCGGCACCTGGGCCGACTCGACGGCGGCGCGACCGGCGCGCAGTTCCGGTGGGGGCTGCTTCACGCCCCACACGAGACCCAGTAGCGCGAACACCCGGATGAGCTGGTAGGTCACGTCGAACTCGTACCACGCGAATCCGTGGCGGGCCGAGTACGGCGCGTGGTGGTGGTTGTTGTGCCACCCGTCGCCCATCGCCAGGTACCCCAGGACGGGGTTGTTGCGGCTCCCGTCGGCGGTCTCGAAGCGCCGCCCGCCGAACAGGTGCCCCAGGGAGTTCACCGCGAACGTCACGTGGAACACGAGCACGGCGCTCAGGCAGTACCCGTACACCACGCCGCTCCACCCGTCGATCGCGTAACACGCCGCGGCCAGGAGCGCCGGCGGGAGCACCCACAGCCGGTCGAGCCAGATCAGTTCGGGGTACTTCGTCAGGTCGCGCACGATGCCGAACTGCGGGCTGAGCAGGTCGCGGGCGAAGAGCCACCCGAGGTGGCCGTGCCACAAGCCGCCGACGACCGGGGAGTGCGGGTCCGCCTCCGTGTCCGAGTGCTTGTGGTGCAGCCGGTGCTGCATGACCCACCAGAGCGGCCCCTTCTGAAGCGCCGTCGTCCCGGCGAACGCGATGAGGAACTGGAACCACCGGGACGTTTTGAACGACCGGTGCGAGAAGTAGCGGTGCAACCCGAGCGTGACACCGAACCCGATGATCCGGGTGCCGACCACGAACAGGATGACCGACGTCCAGGAGAACTCAACGAACGGGATCGCGAACAGGGCGAGGTGAACGGCGACGAACAGCGTGCGCCACAAGTCGATCCGGGTCGTGCGGTACCACCACATGGGGCGCGGCGCGGCAGCGCCCGCGGGAACAGTCTGAGTCACGGTGACCGGGGGTAAGAGATCCCCGGCCGTCCGGGTTGTGCGGGTCGTGGGGGGCACCCCCACGATCAACTTCTCAGAATGAAATGTACTCCGCGGGGGACCGTAAATCGACCGCGATTGTACGGTCTCGGACAAATAGTAATTTGCGGTATCTGGCCCGATGCGGACGACTGCGCCGACTGCCGCATTCGTTCAAATTGGGCCAAAAATGTGCTTCCGAAAGTCGGCCCCCCGCGGCGAGCAACATAACGGAAGAAGTGGTGGTGTAAAGGGAGCGGAAGAACGAGTCACAAAATCGGTCGCAGCCGTTCCGGTCTTTAACGTCACGACTCGCGACTTGATGACTTGAACCGGCCGTTCAACACTGCAAAGGTCCGTGTCACACGACCCGGACGGGTGCGGTCACGGGCGCCCGGGGCGGTGCCGCTGCGGTCTACACGACCGCCCGCGACCCCGTCACAAGAAT from the Frigoriglobus tundricola genome contains:
- a CDS encoding zinc-dependent alcohol dehydrogenase, producing MVRARQAVITEPFKTGVREVELADPAPNQILIAAEYSAVSAGTELAVYTGTHQWLKDPNLPDWKFPFRSGYSAAGRVLKVGKDFPGGFAEGDRVSFPGNHASAELLTVGHERCRVWKLPDNLSFEKASVACISRYGLGASVRAGLTLGRSAAVLGLGIIGQFSLRCLLAAGAGPVVGIDAVKMRRDAALAAGADHVIDPTAGDTKQQLAAYLGARGAEIVADATGVPDAIPTAMSLACDAGQVVVVGSPRGRAKEVNFYDDLHRRYIEVTGAHGNMLFEPAHTRLAGAWDIDKAQKWLLRQLAAGRLSLAGLVTHTITPEQLGDAYEGLLKDKDNYLGVLVKWV
- a CDS encoding acyl-CoA desaturase — its product is MWWYRTTRIDLWRTLFVAVHLALFAIPFVEFSWTSVILFVVGTRIIGFGVTLGLHRYFSHRSFKTSRWFQFLIAFAGTTALQKGPLWWVMQHRLHHKHSDTEADPHSPVVGGLWHGHLGWLFARDLLSPQFGIVRDLTKYPELIWLDRLWVLPPALLAAACYAIDGWSGVVYGYCLSAVLVFHVTFAVNSLGHLFGGRRFETADGSRNNPVLGYLAMGDGWHNNHHHAPYSARHGFAWYEFDVTYQLIRVFALLGLVWGVKQPPPELRAGRAAVESAQVPVPGAS
- a CDS encoding FG-GAP repeat domain-containing protein is translated as MARLRFGAALGLLWAASAAAAAQPGKPPPVVQFKQFGATPEQFYQSSVTRWTSQLALDLEAVKGDVAKLPPPVRAAITTPADAALRHTAELEQFIRRGAPKEKLFAEFSEVERALNALAGAVAQNPIAGQAAAGPLGRTDSAFHQLATALGAGDNDPGRLKRRLIRLGEALDDGAEDLRTHVGDQHPNEKALERALGLYSREARLFARRVRDDADAGTLARSYAAMGERWAEAVTLFGRVRPLPPGVLAQAVKVDGLHRRAGSILNLPPFPPGTNPLLPTGKTFAYAVGAEVTGDPHVIVYADDKGTVAYSFLAYEKVFDGGVRVDMADLNGDGVADLIVAPGPGKAPVSLPVKVYDGRDLHLLVEFQPFPGFRGGLLARGTDLTKDGRALVAVTADDSNHIKVYDLAQGKEVASFFAHDPKRVTGGVRIAWGDINADGVPDILTVNGPGNAVTTVKVFNGKSAEVLAEFPVLDGKYKGGAFIAAVDLAGNGQMSPVIGLDAGAVPLVRVFDGKGKPLVEWLAFDDKFRGGVRVGVSARNRIVTGPGLGMKNSPVRIFDVTRPKAPPIEIVPFPGFDGGINVGGR
- a CDS encoding aminotransferase class V-fold PLP-dependent enzyme encodes the protein MDWSAFRSQFPVTAAWAFFDHAAVAPLPTPAVAALVEYAASLAAGGVCVVNKWVARVAEVRALAARLVAAEPEDVYFVPNTTHGISVVAEGFPWTAGDNVVLAAEEYPANQYPWMNLAHRGVEVRPVPSRGARLDIGDIRAAMNARTRVLTVSAVEFASGFRNDLDALGELCRARGVFFFVDAIQALGVFPIDLQKTPIDALAADGHKWLLGPEGAGIGYIRREWVDRLHPIGVGAFSVVNPLAFTTIDFRLKPHAGRWEGGALNIPGITAMGASLELLLSAGIENVQRRVVELTDYLCERATARGWTVFSSRAGGEKSGIVSLIHPTLPSDEVMKRCRSAGVAVNNRGGRVRVSPHAYNTPDEIDRFLAVT
- a CDS encoding PQQ-binding-like beta-propeller repeat protein, which translates into the protein MTRSLAAVALTCALAITPSCADPTLVPASTADTPAPGPRPAAPGATDWPTFLGPTRDGVSTEKGIIAPWPAEGLRKVWDCELGLGYAAPVVARGKLFHADRFTDNIRLTAREADTGKFLWKYEYPTEYEDRYGYEPGPRACPVADGDRVYLHGPDGVLCCVDATIGKEVWKVDTRAKFFFQQNFFGAGSVPVIDGDLLILPVGGSAKGPRPVDFRDVKSNDTALVAFDKKTGEVKYAAGHELASYSSPVITTISGKKTGLYFARGGLLGFDPQTGKTEFHYPWRARVMESVNASNPVVVGDKVLITECYGPGTAFLDLKGGKPKEIWTDKEKDSVDRSLACHWNTPIHIDGFVYGSSGRNTEDADIRCLELATGDLKWRQKRTKRCNFTLVDGHLVSLSEYGALALIKPNADKYQELSKYDVPGLEYPCWAAPVVSNGLLYVRGKEKLLALELIPAKK
- the coaD gene encoding pantetheine-phosphate adenylyltransferase; the encoded protein is MPESTLSPRIAVYTGTFDPVHYGHLDIIERGSLLFDRLIVGVGNNLDKKTLFTLEERVQLIREVTGAWRNVEVMSFDGLAVKFVRACGARLMLRGLRTLSDMEYEFTMSLMNRNLDPQIETVFLMAKEQFSHVSSSLLRQIAILGGDLSKFLPDPVRTALIERARK
- a CDS encoding ThiF family adenylyltransferase; its protein translation is MHIFQVGAGSGGMAVLDLVVRDPRVTRVTLVEPDTYAPHNVYRHLFPPSGVGRLKAELATEWVRSVRPDVAFHALVADITDPVRQAEFARLVSECDLGICAADNEAAKFAFDALMRAAGKPWTLGEVLSGGIGGWVHRFVAGGPCYGCVASHLQREVVEHPAGPPPDYSDPNAAHAQATVPASKASISVIAGLHALVSLEMLGQEGPTPPAPEEPTPNPSLKGGEPDLRSSDASGASEEASRVFTPLPSGMGAGGVGPSPDFTSLLFSLQAVPGVFEAAYRPHRLRIARARHCLTCGAPVPAPTGDALDAAVDDALARLGAR
- a CDS encoding site-2 protease family protein; the encoded protein is MLVEPERTPYDLRFRFLGFPVRVHPWFWIATVLLNGDGLLKIGPEYLLIWVGVVFVSILVHELGHALAYRRFGADANIVLYAFGGLAIGSHIVSGRGRRILISLAGPVAGFVLCGLVYGTNQALEWGQSADERAPNGLEPWFLYHQLIWVNLIWGLFNLLPVLPLDGGQISREVCGMIWGPRGKRIALQISFAVALAVVAYSMFCAIDSGQYGAGIMNSLPWWFLRGGVYSAILFGFLAYESYRLLQRVEWTDTHWDDRLPWER